From a single Nicotiana tomentosiformis chromosome 2, ASM39032v3, whole genome shotgun sequence genomic region:
- the LOC104103643 gene encoding alpha-mannosidase isoform X1, translated as MTANMATDKVFYTDSNGRDFLKRVRDYRADWDLQVTQPVAGNYYPVNLGMYITDNKSELSVLVDRAIGGASINDGEIELMLHRRLLYDDSRGVGEALDETVCVRTACEGLTVRGNYYLGIHKNGNGSRWRRTTGQEIYSPLVLAFGHENQEEWRASHLTKATIMNPNYSLPPNVALITLQELDNGGVLLRLAHLYEAGEDADYSTITKVQLKDMFAGKTIKAIKETSLSANQGKNEMKKMSWNV; from the exons ATGACAGCAAATATGGCTACTGATAAAGTGTTCTACACTGACTCTAATGGGAGGGACTTTCTTAAAAGA GTTAGAGATTACAGAGCTGATTGGGACCTCCAAGTTACTCAACCTGTTGCGGGGAACTATTATCCA GTGAATCTTGGAATGTATATAACAGATAACAAATCAGAATTGTCCGTCTTGGTGGATCGTGCAATAGGTGGAGCCAGCATTAATGATGGAGAAATAGAACTCATGCTACATAG GCGCTTGCTCTACGATGATTCTAGAGGAGTGGGTGAAGCCCTCGATGAGACTGTCTGTGTGAGGACTGCATGTGAGGGACTTACG GTTCGAGGGAATTACTATCTGGGCATTCATAAAAACGGTAATGGTTCACGCTGGCGCAGAACAACTGGCCAAGAAATTTATTCACCTCTTGTTTTAGCTTTTGGACATGAG AATCAGGAAGAATGGAGAGCTTCTCATTTAACCAAAGCCACCATCATGAATCCCAATTATAGTCTACCTCCTAATGTTGCATTGATTACTCTCCAG gAGTTGGATAATGGAGGTGTACTTCTCCGTTTGGCTCATCTATACGAG GCTGGTGAAGACGCTGATTATTCGACAATAACCAAAGTTCAACTGAAGGATATGTTTGCTGGAAAAACG ATAAAGGCAATCAAGGAAACAAGCTTATCGGCGAATCAAGGCAAGAATGAGATGAAGAAGATGAGTTGGAATGTCTAG
- the LOC104103643 gene encoding alpha-mannosidase isoform X2, whose amino-acid sequence MTANMATDKVFYTDSNGRDFLKRVRDYRADWDLQVTQPVAGNYYPVNLGMYITDNKSELSVLVDRAIGGASINDGEIELMLHRRLLYDDSRGVGEALDETVCVRTACEGLTVRGNYYLGIHKNGNGSRWRRTTGQEIYSPLVLAFGHENQEEWRASHLTKATIMNPNYSLPPNVALITLQELDNGGVLLRLAHLYEIKAIKETSLSANQGKNEMKKMSWNV is encoded by the exons ATGACAGCAAATATGGCTACTGATAAAGTGTTCTACACTGACTCTAATGGGAGGGACTTTCTTAAAAGA GTTAGAGATTACAGAGCTGATTGGGACCTCCAAGTTACTCAACCTGTTGCGGGGAACTATTATCCA GTGAATCTTGGAATGTATATAACAGATAACAAATCAGAATTGTCCGTCTTGGTGGATCGTGCAATAGGTGGAGCCAGCATTAATGATGGAGAAATAGAACTCATGCTACATAG GCGCTTGCTCTACGATGATTCTAGAGGAGTGGGTGAAGCCCTCGATGAGACTGTCTGTGTGAGGACTGCATGTGAGGGACTTACG GTTCGAGGGAATTACTATCTGGGCATTCATAAAAACGGTAATGGTTCACGCTGGCGCAGAACAACTGGCCAAGAAATTTATTCACCTCTTGTTTTAGCTTTTGGACATGAG AATCAGGAAGAATGGAGAGCTTCTCATTTAACCAAAGCCACCATCATGAATCCCAATTATAGTCTACCTCCTAATGTTGCATTGATTACTCTCCAG gAGTTGGATAATGGAGGTGTACTTCTCCGTTTGGCTCATCTATACGAG ATAAAGGCAATCAAGGAAACAAGCTTATCGGCGAATCAAGGCAAGAATGAGATGAAGAAGATGAGTTGGAATGTCTAG
- the LOC104120020 gene encoding protein EARLY-RESPONSIVE TO DEHYDRATION 7, chloroplastic-like isoform X1 — MPRVSSCLPAIPPKHPSSPSSSSFLHPQHIFLSSSMTSQNPNLQKAPLYPQIIHNDPNLQSTSSRPNLYPTIDEKDLVEKLIPDDYQTTPSAPSAPPESLEETLLVIPGVLIHLIDKHYSVELATGDLSLIGLLQDKNTVAILVRVADEIQWPLTKDLAAVKLDDSHYFFSFQAMKEDGSDSSDDEKEKGKKEKDKGKKEKDKETVNESLNYGLTIASKGQEALLKELDAILKSYSTFSVQKVEEKAALAIGGTVARELSPADLKSEKKKEVLEEHCTQYWTTLAPNVEEYSGSAAKLVAAGSGQLIKGILWCGDVSIERLKRGNEVLKQRMTSGTKAEIRPETLRRIKRVKRVTKMTEKVAIGVLSGVLQVSGFFTSSVANSIVGKKFFRMMPGEMVLATLDGFCRICDAVEVAGKNVMSTSSTVTTELVSHRYGEEAAKVATEGLDAAGHVVGTAWTVFKIRKALNPKSSFNRATQLKSSAKAATVKKAKSSKY, encoded by the exons ATGCCACGTGTCTCTTCATGTTTGCCTGCTATTCCTCCAAAACATccatcttctccttcttcttcttctttcctcCATCCTCAACATATTTTTCTCAGCTCTTCAATGACTTCTCAGAACCCTAATCTACAGAAAGCCCCATTGTATCCACAGATCATTCATAATGATCCAAATCTCCAATCAACTTCTTCTCGTCCCAATCTTTATCCAACCATAGACGAAAAGGACCTCGTCGAAAAACTCATCCCCGACGATTATCAAACTACTCCTTCTGCTCCATCTGCCCCTCCTGAGTCCCTCGAAGAAACACTTCTCGTTATCCCTGGTGTCCTCATCCATTTGATCGATAAGCATTACTCTGTTGAGCTAGCCACCGGAGATTTATCTCTGATTGGTCTGCTGCAAGATAAAAATACTGTTGCTATCCTTGTTCGTGTGGCTGACGAGATCCAATGGCCATTAACAAAGGACTTGGCCGCGGTGAAATTGGATGATTCGCATTACTTTTTCTCGTTTCAAGCTATGAAAGAGGATGGTTCGGATTCCAGTGATGACGAGAaagaaaagggtaaaaaagaaaaagataagggCAAGAAAGAGAAAGATAAGGAAACGGTGAATGAATCGTTGAATTATGGATTGACGATTGCTTCCAAGGGTCAGGAGGCATTGTTAAAAGAGCTGGATGCTATTTTGAAAAGTTACAGCACCTTTTCTGTTCAGAAGGTGGAGGAAAAGGCGGCCTTGGCTATTGGAGGAACAGTGGCAAGGGAGTTGTCTCCAGCTGACTTGAAGTCggagaagaagaaggaagtgTTGGAAGAACATTGCACTCAATACTGGACCACGTTGGCACCCAATGTGGAGGAATACAGTGGATCAGCTGCAAAGTTAGTTGCTGCAGGATCAGGGCAGCTGATCAAGGGGATTTTGTGGTGCGGAGATGTGTCAATAGAACGATTGAAGCGAGGAAATGAGGTTTTAAAGCAGAGGATGACTTCAGGGACTAAGGCCGAGATTAGGCCTGAGACGTTGAGGAGGATCAAAAG GGTTAAGAGAGTAACTAAGATGACTGAGAAAGTGGCAATTGGAGTCCTTTCTGGAGTTCTCCAGGTTTCAGGATTCTTCACTAGTTCAGTTGCAAATTCCATAGTTGGAAAAAAGTTCTTCCGCATGATGCCAGGGGAGATGGTCCTTGCTACTCTGGATGGATTTT GCAGAATATGCGACGCTGTTGAAGTAGCTGGAAAGAATGTGATGTCAACATCGTCCACTGTGACGACTGAGCTTGTTTCGCACAG GTATGGAGAAGAGGCAGCAAAAGTAGCAACCGAAGGGCTTGATGCGGCAGGGCATGTTGTTGGGACTGCCTGGACTGTGTTTAAGATCAGAAAGGCTCTTAACCCCAAAAGTTCCTTTAATCGCGCCACCCAACTTAAGTCTAGTGCTAAAGCTGCTACTGTTAAGAAGGCCAAGAGCTCAAAGTACTAA
- the LOC104120020 gene encoding protein EARLY-RESPONSIVE TO DEHYDRATION 7, chloroplastic-like isoform X2, with product MPRVSSCLPAIPPKHPSSPSSSSFLHPQHIFLSSSMTSQNPNLQKAPLYPQIIHNDPNLQSTSSRPNLYPTIDEKDLVEKLIPDDYQTTPSAPSAPPESLEETLLVIPGVLIHLIDKHYSVELATGDLSLIGLLQDKNTVAILVRVADEIQWPLTKDLAAVKLDDSHYFFSFQAMKEDGSDSSDDEKEKGKKEKDKGKKEKDKETVNESLNYGLTIASKGQEALLKELDAILKSYSTFSVQKVEEKAALAIGGTVARELSPADLKSEKKKEVLEEHCTQYWTTLAPNVEEYSGSAAKLVAAGSGQLIKGILWCGDVSIERLKRGNEVLKQRMTSGTKAEIRPETLRRIKRVKRVTKMTEKVAIGVLSGVLQVSGFFTSSVANSIVGKKFFRMMPGEMVLATLDGFYNIICG from the exons ATGCCACGTGTCTCTTCATGTTTGCCTGCTATTCCTCCAAAACATccatcttctccttcttcttcttctttcctcCATCCTCAACATATTTTTCTCAGCTCTTCAATGACTTCTCAGAACCCTAATCTACAGAAAGCCCCATTGTATCCACAGATCATTCATAATGATCCAAATCTCCAATCAACTTCTTCTCGTCCCAATCTTTATCCAACCATAGACGAAAAGGACCTCGTCGAAAAACTCATCCCCGACGATTATCAAACTACTCCTTCTGCTCCATCTGCCCCTCCTGAGTCCCTCGAAGAAACACTTCTCGTTATCCCTGGTGTCCTCATCCATTTGATCGATAAGCATTACTCTGTTGAGCTAGCCACCGGAGATTTATCTCTGATTGGTCTGCTGCAAGATAAAAATACTGTTGCTATCCTTGTTCGTGTGGCTGACGAGATCCAATGGCCATTAACAAAGGACTTGGCCGCGGTGAAATTGGATGATTCGCATTACTTTTTCTCGTTTCAAGCTATGAAAGAGGATGGTTCGGATTCCAGTGATGACGAGAaagaaaagggtaaaaaagaaaaagataagggCAAGAAAGAGAAAGATAAGGAAACGGTGAATGAATCGTTGAATTATGGATTGACGATTGCTTCCAAGGGTCAGGAGGCATTGTTAAAAGAGCTGGATGCTATTTTGAAAAGTTACAGCACCTTTTCTGTTCAGAAGGTGGAGGAAAAGGCGGCCTTGGCTATTGGAGGAACAGTGGCAAGGGAGTTGTCTCCAGCTGACTTGAAGTCggagaagaagaaggaagtgTTGGAAGAACATTGCACTCAATACTGGACCACGTTGGCACCCAATGTGGAGGAATACAGTGGATCAGCTGCAAAGTTAGTTGCTGCAGGATCAGGGCAGCTGATCAAGGGGATTTTGTGGTGCGGAGATGTGTCAATAGAACGATTGAAGCGAGGAAATGAGGTTTTAAAGCAGAGGATGACTTCAGGGACTAAGGCCGAGATTAGGCCTGAGACGTTGAGGAGGATCAAAAG GGTTAAGAGAGTAACTAAGATGACTGAGAAAGTGGCAATTGGAGTCCTTTCTGGAGTTCTCCAGGTTTCAGGATTCTTCACTAGTTCAGTTGCAAATTCCATAGTTGGAAAAAAGTTCTTCCGCATGATGCCAGGGGAGATGGTCCTTGCTACTCTGGATGGATTTT ATAATATTATATGTGGCTAA